CTCACAAAAATTTTGCCAGCTGGGGGGCCCCAGCTAGACCCCCAACCCAAGTCTTTGACTTGCAAGATCACACCTAACCTCAGCCACTCCCACTCTGGACTTCTCCAAGTCAAACTCCATCCACACGTTTTGCTGATGGTGATGTCCAATCACGAACGCCTCGATGCCTAGCAAGTCAGAGTTTCCGAATGTGAAGCAGTACACCGAATCACTACCCCTCACCATTCCCGGTACGCGATACAACAGCCTCTCGCCCGATACGCTCATCTCGGCCCCCTGAAACATTAAGGTCACCGTTGGCAGCTGGGGCAGACTCGGCCGGTTCATCGGGACTTGGTAGCACAAATCCATGGCTCCTTGGAAAACGAAATTCGGATCGTTCAAAACTCTCAAAACCGGTTTGGTTTGCTGAATGAACTCGTTTTTTAGCGCGGTGTAAACCGGACCGAGTAGGAACGTGAACTGGGTTCCCGAGTCGACCATTGTCTGACCAGCCCCGGTATGGTCCGGTACGAAAACCGATTTCGGGAGCGGTAACACTTTGCCCGAAACTCTGATCCCCTCGAGCTGGACGGTGTAAGCGACTCGGTCGAAGTACGGCAATGGGGTGGATATTTGGACCAAAGGGGTGTAGTTCAAGGGACGCAGCCAAGCGAATTTCGCTTCCCCGAAAAGTAGAATACCGGACGAGTCACGACCCGATATGCAGTACGAAAATTTCGGGAACCCCATTTGGGTAACGAAGGATAACGACCCGCGGTTCATACCCATTAACCCGGTGGTCTTGGCGTCTTCCTCCGAGTTGGAACTGAACCCGGAATCCATGCACCCGAATATCGTACCGGGTTGTGTGGACAACCCGAGAACGAAAGTTTCGGATGCGAGGTTGCCTTCAATGGAAGAAGCGTCGGCGTAGGAGAGAGTGGCGTGGCAGAGCTTTTTGGGGTCGCAGGAAACGGGTATGGAGAAGTCTCGGGTTCGGGTCCGGCAAACGGGCGAAGAGCAAGGTATGGTAGAATAAGATTTAGAGGCGAGTGGGTTGAAAACAGAGTTCAAGTTTGGGGCTTTCTTGCAGTGGAGCCAAGAGAGCTCACTGCCTGTGTCAAGGACCATGGTAACGTTCTGTGGGGGCGAACCCACGGAAAGTTGGATTGTTAAGGTGACGTTGTGGTGGAAAGAGAGCTTGTTTGTTGAATGTGGGGCAAACCCATGTGGAAGTGTCTCTGTTTTGAGAGGTAGAATGAGTGTTCGTGGTTTTGAAGCAGAGAAACAGAGTGTGCAGTGGGTGAAgaagcagagaagaagaagaagaggaagaacaatgggcatggtttatttatgataaaaaaaatttaaaaaaaaagatgaaaaaataCAGATGGGAAAATCAAATGCAAATTCAAATGAATGGTTTGGGTTGTTTTTGAGTTGGGATTTGAATGCTTTTATGCAGAGGGTTTTGAGTGGTGTGGTTGTGTTTGGTGGTGTTGGTTTgagagagattgagagagtTGTGGTGGTGGCGGGGTCTTTGTATTGTGTATTTGGTGCGTATGTGCAGTGAAATGAAAGCTACTCTTTCTGGTTTCTTAAATACTAGAAGCTAGCTGTGTGAATAATGACATGCTCTTTGAATTTTGGTTTAAGAAATTTGTTACGTGCAAAGCGTATGATCCAATCAAAAGTtttgattctctctctctctctctctctctctctctctctctctctctctctctctctctctctcgttctGTCTTCATCAGTTGATCTTGATTATTTTACTCATGTTTTTACTGCATTTTGGCTTCACGTTAGAGGGAAATACAATCACTaatcaaatattaaattgGAAGATTTCATCCATGATCGACAGCTTGCTTTGCTCTGCTACTGGATTTGCTTTGCAATTCGCTTATTTTCCACGAGTCATGAATATATGTATAAGTGGCTGCACTGTGCTTAATTCTTTGCTTCCTCATTGATTAAGCTCCGAATCCATCAATCCAAAAAAAGGGATTAATTCCAACTCTTTATTTGTCATTGGTAGTCGACGTGTTATAATGTGTATAGATGATATGATTGATATGTCATgacgtaaaatataatattaataaataaatacacgtGTTATAACATAAATATACTAAAATCATCAGGCGACAATACAACCTTCTATTATTCATATAGATTCAATTGTAAGCTTCCAtcgagaatatatatatatggaagaCACAGTTCATTTTTATACTGTactttcttttgctttcacCCACTTTTGTTATATAAGATTCAATCTCTCTAATCTCATCACATATGAGCTGGTGATTAACAATCACTCTTGACTTACGTGAGCTTGTGATTCGTGAGGACCCGACATGCTCTTTCAAAAGGCATTATCTGGAAGGTACAACTGGAGACAAATATGAATACAAACTTCAAGAAAGTCGGaaagaacccaaaacacaCCGCACCCACAAAAATCTAAGATGCATGGAGGTGAGAAAGCTCATTAATTTATAGCCTTGACTCTTGAACCTTTTTTATAGACAATTATTTCATTAACAACTCATAAGTGTGTATTATATTGTCAACCAggcattaattaataattaaactaATGTTTGGAAACTTTGGGCATGCacgtaaaatataaaaactttgGTATTGGGGGCAGCCACTCTAATATACTAGTCAGTCAACTTAAATCTCTTTTCAAACTTCTGATTTACTCAAAAATGCTTTCTTGCTTTCACTATTTCACTGTTAGAAAACCTCAATATTAGCCCATGTTTAATCTCTCGTAACAAAAACCACAATTTAGTTGTGGTCGAACACGAATAAGACATAAATCGCGTCATTGCGATTTTAGTTGGGTGTTGTCATTGATTTTTTCTCTGTGTAGGTAGTCAATGGCCTTTTGAGCATTGGGTCACAATACTGTTGTATTATTAGGTAAATgtaatgtgttttttttctttaaattatttatgaaTAATTGACTAATGAATTAGCCACCAAAGAGGAGTCGTGCATACTAGTCTCACAAGCCTTGATTGATTGCCACTTTTTGCTGGTTTCCACAAGGATTAGGGGTCAAAATCTTCAAATAAATGCGAAGCATACCTAATACCAAAAAGGATTGTGACTGAATTGGAATCGTGATTCGTGCGGGTGTTGATGTTGCTTCCTATTACAATGTCTGAAGCATGCTTTGCGGACTAATAAAAAGACATAGCCTTGATGGCAACAATGACATATCTAACAAGAAAGAATGGTATATAGCTGTGATAATTTTAGACCCAACAGTTGAAGGAAGTTACATGCATAAGTTCAAGTCAAGCACTCAAGCCCTCATGTCCAACCACATGTCCCTGCGTGCCATCCATCAAATTGTCCATTAGTTACCCTTTGGGACCATCTGCATTATCAGTTCCAATAAAAGAGAAATCTCTCCCTTTCTAgggtttgaaattttctttggtaGAATGACAAAAACCTAAATTATGAGCATGGACCCGATTGAATTGGAAACACAGAAAAGTCTCTTACTCATTTATTCCTAGACAACAAGACAAAGATTTGGTCGACTAGATAAgaggaaattttttattcttcataaCTTACCAAACATACTGTTATATTAGACTATGAATCATAACTGTTGATTATTTGAGATAATGTTTGAATTTCAATCATGTTCGGTGACATACCTATTAAGGCGCAATGAGGTGTAGCTGTATTTTCTCTTGCCGGAAAAGCCATTATAGTTGTTGCATATTTCACCTCTACTCGACCTAGAAGGTGCACTCTAGGTGTTCGACGAAAAACCTAAACGAAGTCAGTCTGCTACTGCACTACGCTATGTTATGCTACACATCGtgcttgtatttatttatttattaacaaTTATGGCGAAAATTACACCTTTGctaaaaaattattgagtCCACCATTGACCGTGTcctaaaaaatttattgcGGAATGGATAGTTTGGCATTTGATGTAGATGATTGAACAATGATGATTAGCTTTTAACAAGACTGGATTTTGGATGAgtcaatataataaaaaagaaatgaatttgGTATGCTTTCTCAATCACTCACACAAGTGACCCAACCCAAGGGACCGGGGAAGAAGAAGCAGGTAAGTAAATTGCATTGCATGCAAAGCTTTATGTGACGTGAGTTAGATTCTTACCCTCATAGCAATCTCAAGTGCTAACGCGGTTTGGCAATCAATCACCGACTcgaattttgttgtttctccAAGAATTGTTAATTGTCAGTCTCAGCCTCTGAAAGAGAGAGGCATTTTGCTGAATTTTCTATCTTCcgtataatatttatatatctttaatCTCGCATTTAAATAAGTGGAATATGAAACATcttttaattaaatgaaaacaactATCACTCTACAAAAACTTAGTGACGAAGAcccacaatatatatatatataaatgatgggtgacccacaatatatacataatatggGTGGTTGATGTCTGCTATCTAGGGGCcaatctttttatattttttgaatcTCCTCATTTTTCCGATAATCTGTTGGGAAGGGATCAAAACTATGACTTCAATTAGACATCAACTTTTCAATTCAATCTTGTGCTGCAGAACCACACCCTGTAATTCAGAGATTTCATGGAACAAGGCCAAAGACCCAAAAGAGTAGGACAGACGGGTGGGCTAATTCACACCTTTGGGCTCTTCAGGAAGGATAAGGGAGGCATGGGTTGCTGAGTTGACGTGGGGAACTGTTGGGCCATCTTTCTTTATATAGAACTGAGAGAGATGGGGCATTGCGACAGCTCTCACAGTCACGCAGACAAATGaaagttttaagttttaagaGAAGGGATAAAAAGATAGGCATCTAGAGCAGACTCCAACATACGTTCAAGATTCGATTCCCACATGAGAAATTTATATCAAATATCAAATTCTGCTGATTTGAGCTGCTTCTCAGAATAAAGGGAAATAAAAAATgccacatttttcttttgcgaTGGTATGACATTGGAGGAAATCTACCCTACTTATGACCGTTGTAAAATTAGTCACGTGGCAATGGATTTGAAGTTCAAGTAATTAAGAAGGGATAAAAAGATAGGCATCTAGAGTAGACTCCAACACATGTTCAAGATTCGATTCCCACATGAGAAATTTACATCAAATATCAAATTCTGCTGATTTGAGCTGCTTCTCAGAATAAAGGGAAATGAAAAATGTCATAGTTTCTTTTGCGATGGTGTGACATTGGAGGAAATCTATCCTACCTATGACCGTTGTAAAATTAGTCACGTGGCAATGAGTTTGAAGTTCAAGTAATTAAGAGCAACAACTCATACCCAAAGTTTTGTGTTTGAATCTCCTTAtctaatatcgcttgtataaaaaacaaCGAGTCCGCATGAATAATACATGAGGTGACCGTGATAAGTGATGAATGGGACACGTGTTGAATGCACACAACCCATTAGGAAAGATTTTTATGTGAAAATGGTATATATGCTCTACATGAAACTCCAAAATGTGTGCATGGCATCTATCTCACTGAATACCACATGGCATGCAATTTGCAAACACTTAAAATATGGAATAAAATCGAGCTCCAAATCCCTTCCGAAGATATTTACCAGCTTGGATCGAGCGACACGTGTTGGCATGGCATGTGCCATGATTTGGCTTCTTCGTATTTCTAGGCGACCATTTTTGTGGGTGAGGTTTCTTTTAGTCAACTATGCTACCAAATGTAATTACCTTAAATAGGCTCCGACCAGaacaaataacaaattataaccgaaaaaaaacacaaggacATAACAAATGGCACTGCCCATGTTCTGTGGAACGGCAAGTCGTTTTACTTACCCATTTGTTGTTTATGAATCAAACACTATAAAGAAAGCATCTTGGGAAAAAAGTACTGCAGCCATTGATGACACAGCTCGAAGTTCAAACTTCAAAGCAACCCAAGAGAGAAAGGGGAACAGAAAAGCCTGAAAACCCAGCTGACGCTAAACAGTAAACAATGACCTCTTCCCATTATCAATGCAAAAAACGTTGTCGTTTTCCCGTTGTCAACATCTCTATGGAGTTTAATGGCAAGTACCTCAATCTTTGTCACACAGTCGAAATGTAAGAAAGAAAcaccttaaaaataaaaaaaaatgtcgaGGGTGAAGTGGAGTGAGCAAAGACATTTATTTCCCAACAATTTTCATGACAAGAAATAGGTCATGCAATGCATGAACAAGAAcatgaacaagaagaagatgctTACACTTTATACAAACTGAATGTCACTACCAATTACAAATTCATGGaggaaattaaaatacacttacAAATCTGTCTAATTCCTGGTTCAGATTTCACTCCATGAAACTTTAAAAACTCACTTTGGCTTTGTCTCTCTTGGAGCtggtccttcttcttctgcagATGCTCtgcttctttttaattaactaGCTTACTAATTTCATGGGATTTTCAAGGCCCCATTCGCATTCACTCATATTTTTTCCCCAATATTTACACCACGAGTGAAATTAACGAACCTCACCATCTAACAATCCCACTGTTCACATCCATCGACCAAGTCCTCCGCCGCCTCGGAGTCGACGTCGTCGTCTGCTCCAAATCCATAAACCTCACCCTCCTACGACTCGTCGTTCGAGGCGGCGTCGGCGTCCCCAACCTTCTCTCCGAACCCGAACCCGAAACCGCCGACGACTGGACCCCGCCAAAACAACCGAACAAACCCCGCAAAAACCGCATCAACCCACCACTCTGTCTCCCTCTTCCTCCATTCCTCGACCACGAAATCCTCCTCGGAGCTCCTGCGCCGTTAAAACCGCCGTCCATCTCCGTGTACACCACCGGAAGCTCTCTCTCGACGCCTCTTCTCCCGCCGCTGAATCTCCCCACCGCGAAACCGCCGCCGGGCAGCCTCCAGATCGTAAGACCCGCGTTCTCGTCCTCCTCCTGACCCGTCTCGGCCTCCGAATCGGCCGGCAGTTCATGCCGGCATACCGGACACGAGTTTCGGAGGGAGAGCCACGGGAGTATACAATCCGAGTGGTATATATGCTTGCAGGGCATTTCCCGAACTTCGGTTCCTACTTCGAACGCTTCTTTGCACACCGCGCAGTGATGCTCCGCCGCTATGTGAGACTCGTCGAGCTCGATCGTCGGCATCGATTCCACCGCAGATTTTGATGCGGGTCTCTGCTCGTACCGTCCGATTCCGTTGATTTCGATCTGGGACAGCTGTTCGAGAAGGCGGTCAAAACCCGACCCGAGTAGAAACTCGGACATGCTTGTAGGTAAGGGTCGGAGCCCCGACCCAACACCGTCATCGTAGAACAGCTCGAATCCGCGACCTTCTTCGTTCGAAGTAGCACCTTCGGAGGTTGGCCCGCGAAGGACGATGACCGGGTTGAACGGCGAGCGGTCGCCTTGGTTCCGGCGAGGTCTTCGGGGCCCCGAGGGGCTTGGAGCGGTGTGATCCGGATTGGAGTCAGAACGGTTGTTGGCTCCAATCATGTACATCGCAGCAGCTGGAATCCTCCTAACGCGGCGCGAGTCGGAGCGGGTCGGGTTGTCGATATCCTCGACGAAGCCACTGCCGCAGTCCGGGCACAGCACTGAGGAGGAGACGGCGACGTCGTTTAAAACCCTGACGAAGCGGCTACATCTGTAGCACCAGTAAGATGGCGTCGCTGCGGACATGGAAGGCCAATCAATACTGCCGATCCGAAACAAAAAAACGCCTCTAGCAGTCCAAATCAATTGAATTTGATCCGAGAAATGACAATTCCCAACGGTAAAAGTCCTGTTTGAGAGATGGGAAAATGAATAAAACCCCGAGAGAAGAAACCACAAAAGGGTTTCTTCTGGTTGTCAAATTTGTTAATTGCGTGTTAAAAACTGAAGACAGAAAGGTTTATGGTGTTATTAACAGCAAAACCGCGTTTGTTATTAGCGACTTAGCGTGGCGAGAACGCTCGTAACTTTTGCACACGTGGTGAAGCTTGATTGGGCGAAGCGCATAACGACGTTTAGTGAGCGTTAGAGTTAGAGATGAGAGATGTGTGAGGGTCGGTTGGTTTTGGAGGAAGCGCGAAGCGGAGATGAGACGGTGCGCTTTGGAGTTGGCGATGGCAACGGAACGGAGTATCTTAGAAAAGCCGCGGGAAGTAAGGGAGGGCTGCGCCGTTTTCAATTTGAGCTTCGCGAGCCGGCGCGAAGAGTTTAGAGGAATATTCTATACAGGATGACGTGGCAATATTCGTTTCTTAACTGAGAGGATTTTACTATTATTTGGAAAAGAGACTCTGTCAACTATTTTTCCAAAAGTTCTAACTATGACCCTAAGTCAAACTTCAAAACAACAAGTTAACAGATTGTAATGAACTttgacccccaaaaaaaaaaatttataataaactGATGGCAATataagaaaccaaaaagattaaataataattaaaaataaacttaaacattaaagaaatattaacaaaaacaacattttttaaaattgtccACATAAACTATTCGTAGTGTTTGGGCTCCATCTACTATTATGTAAAATAAACGATGTATAAGTGTTATTTCTATTTCAGCACATAGATTAgagtatttaaaaataaatattttcatgCTATAATTCAAAATTACTCGTCTCATGTGAAATCTTTATAAAATACCTAATTTGGGTCTCTTTACTTTTTGATTGGAGGGCAAGATATTTGTGAGTTGTATACACCAAGTAATTTTGTagtgtttaatttcttaatgaTGGTGAGTTATTCATAGTGGTGTTATCAAttcatttttgttataaaacttaCATTTACATAttagtattattttaattttaatttttggaattataagcaataatctaaattaaaagagaaaaatttctttcacacacaaaataataatgtcatgaaaatttaaatttaaaatctcTAATTTAACAAATTAACCATATTATTGTAATGTATGAATTTCACGTGTGACGgtcacaaattaaaatttgtcaTCGTTTCTATGTTGGTATCACCTACAAAAACGGTTTTGACTTTTGGGCTCACCCGTGGCAGTACATTGCACATTCTGATATTTTATGTTCCTCCTTTTTATTACTTGATTATATAtctatttatttgaaaaaggaATTGCTATCCAACTGAGTGAGCTACAGCTACAGGTGAGAAGCGGCTCGGCTGGGGGTAGTGACGTGGCACGCCTCGCGAGCTGAGTCATGATTTTAGAGAGAAGAACCAGTTCGCTGTCCAAcacgtcatcatcatcatttccCAACACATCGCATGCttctttgtcttcttttcattGAATGCTGCGTTTCCTTAtgtttcaaagttcaaacatttatcattttgtatttattcacagtttatatatatatatatatatatatatatatatgtttcaatTCTAATCAAAGAAAAGGTTTTATTGGTTTCTCTTGAACAAGTCCAATGTATTTGTGAAGGGTCAtactttatattaatttctaaaTAAACTCACAATGAGGGTTCaagacaaaataataattttttgagGATGTTTTATATTGAGAGGATCGATATAGCATATTAAATTCATATACACTATCTGAATGTTATGATTCGAACTCAGAACCTTTGCTACAAAATgagaattttaatttcttattatgATTTCAATTGAAAGTACATGCAACTAGTAATTATTTgcattttattaattagtaaATGTTGGGCAAACCGACCATTCATTTCTGGattataattatttacaatttttccgatgtttttttaaaaaaaataaaataatctccGCATGATCAACTAGTCATAAGATATTTGCTTTCTTGACAAACTATAATGTTAAACAATCCATCTGCAATGACGAAATTATTGGTATCTAACTTTGCATCTGAATTCCATTTGTCttactaattataattaatacaTTGTTTAATATATAagtatttgattaattttacAGCTGATACGAcgctctcttctttttctttgggtgTGCTTTTAGCATGCAATTGCATTGGAAAGCAGAAAAGTTGACTGCATCGGCATGTGAAGCTCAGCACATACGCAGGTTTTGGTAAATAAGAATTTTTCCAAGTCGTACCTATTCTTGAACGCGACATGAATGTCTTCTGCTTTACCCCTTTACCACTTTACGTGTaaaaaagcatatatatattacccCACTCATATTCTTCATTCCATTATCTCTATGGAAAGCCAACCgggaaaataaagaagaagaaacgaaTAGCAGCATCATCTCTTTCATTTGTGGCTTTGACCAAAATTTAGACTTGCatcatatatatttgtaaattAGTCGAAGCCGGGACTAAGGATGAGCTTATTTAATTATACGTTCGTTTTATAACTacttattatctttttttaattttaaaataaattaaaatttttaaataaataaaaaacctctcgTGAGCACGAAAGCGCGTGTAATGAGACTAGTATTGAATAAATTGGCAATTTGGGTAACAGTTAACATCATCGTGATGAAAGTAGTTGATAAATACAAGGCATTAAACTATttccaatttaattaattttttacaaatttaaGCTAGGGTGCACTTAAGTATTTTGACTAATATAATGAAACCTAACATCTACCCCAaccaaaatccaaatccaTGGAGTTATTAACTTATAAAACTTGGGGCCGGCATAGTGTATTCATACAGGCAACGCTAGTGGGCCTAAAATGATAAAACGAATATTATCTGGGCCTTATTGACAAGCAAATTCACTAGAAAAATGCTACGAATATACTTACAAATTACAGCTAAACATTCCACATGCCATACAGATTTAGGCCCAGGACGTATGCTATATTTCTGTCGCTTTCTTTGTGCAGAAGAACAACACAAGGGCAAGGCAATTTACGGCTTGTTTGGAATTGCTTTTATAGgaagtatttatttatgttcataagTGTTTCTAATCAAAatgtttttattataaaatttttgaatattcataaaaaataattcaagtgCTTCATGAAAAGGCACTTAAAATACATATTCAGCACATAACAAGTGCTTCTTTAGAAAGTACTTTTATAATCCAGAATCGTTTCTAAATTTTCTGTCGAATACTGTCAGAATTACTTTTAACTCTTCAAAAAACTCTCCCAAAATGCAATATCGTTTACACTTATATGTCTTCTTGTGTGCCGATGAGATGAGACGGCATGTTCCGAGCAtagttttctttctccttatctctcttttttagtttttcaatgTCATAGGAAATAgaaacagcaaccaaacacaCCTTGGACAGAGAGGTTAGCTACACCAAGACAAAATCCTATATACTTCATTCCAATCCAAGTCCCTAAATCATTTACAAGCAAAATGATCAACATCTACTGCAATGGTACTTTattgaaaaatgaataataCTAATTTTTATATCACATGATGTGGCAGTTAATGTGtacatgccacatcatgtaaaatattagtttttatttttctaattttatttattaaaatacatttcATTCATGTAACTGATGTAGCATATGATATAGACATGTCACATCATATGATATAGAAACGTATGATAAAAATGcagtaagtgtagcattactcaaactaatttatcattttattttcttttataatttattgacactttttaattgatgtggttgtACCTCATccgccacataaggtggtatgAGAGTGtggtaaaacaaaataataattaattaaccaaaaaaaaaagaaaccaaaaacacaaattGACCCCACCGAATCTaatgccccaaaaaaaaaaccccaaagaaATTAACGTATTTATGCATCGACGGCGGGCCaccaaacaaagaaatctTATTCTTTGGTGGTCTTAGGGTTAAAGATGCTCACCATCTTCTTAAGTTGATCAACGAATGAAATATACGGAACGGTTCCATCATTCCCAGCAAGCACTTTGTACTTGTCCTTCCTAGTGAAGTTAGTGCACTCAAACCCTAATGTGGAGGCCAATATCATCTGCACGTAATTTGCAACTTCATGAGGGCTTTTTCCGGACGAACACGTGGCTTCCATAGGCAACTGGTTCAAGAACGTAACTTCATAAACAGGCCTAGGGTTCATGAAGAAGAATATGGGGTCCAAAGCTTTCCAACCTTTCGCCGTGGTTGCGTGGAAAAACCCTACCCTGTAGTTCATGGCCACAGGAACAATTCGGTTCGTAAGCTCAGCAAAGAGTGCACTGAACCTCAAGAGAAAAGGTTCACGACATGTTGTTCCTTCTGGACAAACCACCAAGTCCCCTTTGGATAGTTCAAGCTTGATTCTTTCGGCATCCACGTGTCGAACTCGGGTTAAACGAACGGTGGGGATTGGTGCTAACATCTCCGATAATCGAGAGATTGAGTATGTGACTGCTGGAATTTTACGTTTGAGTACGCTTGAGAGGATAACGGGGTCCATTAGTGTTCGATGAGTGCAGACGAAGAGCACGCCAGAGTTGCCACCGGAGAAGGGCGGTGGGGTTTTCCCTTTCACAATTATTTTGCCGCCAAATAGTTGGGATGTGTAGGGAATAAGCGTCATTGGCAATATCAACCCCAAGACTATCCGAATGAAGGCGAGTAAGATGCCTAGGGGCATCCATAGTAGGATTAGAAGGGCGGTTGAGGGCGTCGGGCGCTTGACTAATCGGCCGTCATGGAAGATCACCGGAAGTGGTCTGAGGACTTGATGCTCATTCTTTTGGTTGGTCATGGTAAATGGTGGGTGCATTTGTTCCTGTAGTGACAAGCCATGCATATGCATGATTTACTTAACCAGTAAGAGTGAATTGTGTACGTTTAAAAcaacttgaaagaaaaattaaataattgttAAATTTATGTGTCACATAATTAGTGATCAaaagtttatgtttatgttatgTGCCATATCAGTTAGTAATAAAAAGTTGCGCTAATATAGCTGCCATATTATCTACTTACCTTGCATAGTGATAGAAATGAAGAACTTGATGATGAAGGCCTTCCCAACCCTAACGTTGGTTCCTCATCTATGAACACCTTTGCCACTCGGTCATATATATTCTGGGAACAAACTTGACTTTTAACAAAGCCTGTGGCAAACCCAAATCGGCTCACAACAAGCTCACTACCAATAACTTCATCAGCTCTCAAGTGCTCCTTCACAAACCTC
Above is a window of Prunus persica cultivar Lovell chromosome G2, Prunus_persica_NCBIv2, whole genome shotgun sequence DNA encoding:
- the LOC18785357 gene encoding aspartic proteinase PCS1, with protein sequence MPIVLPLLLLLCFFTHCTLCFSASKPRTLILPLKTETLPHGFAPHSTNKLSFHHNVTLTIQLSVGSPPQNVTMVLDTGSELSWLHCKKAPNLNSVFNPLASKSYSTIPCSSPVCRTRTRDFSIPVSCDPKKLCHATLSYADASSIEGNLASETFVLGLSTQPGTIFGCMDSGFSSNSEEDAKTTGLMGMNRGSLSFVTQMGFPKFSYCISGRDSSGILLFGEAKFAWLRPLNYTPLVQISTPLPYFDRVAYTVQLEGIRVSGKVLPLPKSVFVPDHTGAGQTMVDSGTQFTFLLGPVYTALKNEFIQQTKPVLRVLNDPNFVFQGAMDLCYQVPMNRPSLPQLPTVTLMFQGAEMSVSGERLLYRVPGMVRGSDSVYCFTFGNSDLLGIEAFVIGHHHQQNVWMEFDLEKSRVGVAEVRCDLASQRLGLGV
- the LOC18784658 gene encoding probable E3 ubiquitin-protein ligase RHC2A, with the protein product MSAATPSYWCYRCSRFVRVLNDVAVSSSVLCPDCGSGFVEDIDNPTRSDSRRVRRIPAAAMYMIGANNRSDSNPDHTAPSPSGPRRPRRNQGDRSPFNPVIVLRGPTSEGATSNEEGRGFELFYDDGVGSGLRPLPTSMSEFLLGSGFDRLLEQLSQIEINGIGRYEQRPASKSAVESMPTIELDESHIAAEHHCAVCKEAFEVGTEVREMPCKHIYHSDCILPWLSLRNSCPVCRHELPADSEAETGQEEDENAGLTIWRLPGGGFAVGRFSGGRRGVERELPVVYTEMDGGFNGAGAPRRISWSRNGGRGRQSGGLMRFLRGLFGCFGGVQSSAVSGSGSERRLGTPTPPRTTSRRRVRFMDLEQTTTSTPRRRRTWSMDVNSGIVRW
- the LOC18784694 gene encoding glycerol-3-phosphate acyltransferase 5, with protein sequence MQTSSLMETVASELEGTLLKDPDPFSYFMLVAFEASGLIRFAFLLMVWPIIRFLEMIGTEEAGLKLMIFVAVCGVPESEIESVARAVLPKFYMDDLDMEAWKVFSLYDRRVVVTKMPRVMVERFVKEHLRADEVIGSELVVSRFGFATGFVKSQVCSQNIYDRVAKVFIDEEPTLGLGRPSSSSSSFLSLCKEQMHPPFTMTNQKNEHQVLRPLPVIFHDGRLVKRPTPSTALLILLWMPLGILLAFIRIVLGLILPMTLIPYTSQLFGGKIIVKGKTPPPFSGGNSGVLFVCTHRTLMDPVILSSVLKRKIPAVTYSISRLSEMLAPIPTVRLTRVRHVDAERIKLELSKGDLVVCPEGTTCREPFLLRFSALFAELTNRIVPVAMNYRVGFFHATTAKGWKALDPIFFFMNPRPVYEVTFLNQLPMEATCSSGKSPHEVANYVQMILASTLGFECTNFTRKDKYKVLAGNDGTVPYISFVDQLKKMVSIFNPKTTKE